CCTTCACCCCTGTCGCCTCGGCCAGCGGTGCTATGGTTTCCTGGGTGCGGCGATAATCGGTGGAATAGAGGAGGATGTTATCGCCGGTCGATGGCGCCCTGAGAATAAGCCCGGCAATACGCTGTGCCCGGGCCTGCCCCGCTTCGGTCAGCGCAGGATCCTTTCCCGGCGCCTTTTCACCGTGGCGAAACAACCAGATATCGGCGGCCCAGCCGGGGCTGGCGAGCACGCTCAAAAGCAGACCCAGACCGGCAACTATGACTGCCATTTTATTTTTCAACACTAACCCCCCTCCCACATCGCCACTCCAAGCCGTGTTCGACCCATCCCAAGCCTAAAAACAAGGCTGCCCTCGTCAGTGAGTGCAGCCTCGAAGCTTAACGGCTTGGCCTAACGTCCACAAGCCGCACTCTGCCCAGCAGCAAGAGGACCAGCAGCGTCCACAGGCCCATACTGCCTCCGCCTCCGCCACCGCCAGAGTGGGTTGGCTGAGGCTGCGAGAACATGGGCTGGTGCTTGTCGGCGCGGGTTGGTGCCGGGGGTTGCGTTTCCCTTGTTTTGCGCGCAGCCTGCTCTGTACTGACCCGGCGCCGATTATCCCGCTCGATACCGAGTTGACGGAAGACATCCTCTTCTACCACCAGCAAGGAGGTGTAGTCGGTCAGCAGCCCATACTCGATGGCGATGTCCTCAATGGCTTTTTCCTTGTCGCTGTCTTTTTGCTCCAGGTAGTCCATCTGTTCCTGCAGACCGTTAATGGCAGAGAACGCCCACATCCGCTCAAGTTCTGGGTAGTCCAGAGCAGCCTCAGGCAGCATCACCTTGGTGCTGTATTCGCGGGACTCTGCGCCTATGTCCATGGTGAGGGTGAGTTTGGCCTCACCGGCAGCAAAATAATGGCCGAACAGCACCAATTGCTCGCCCCGATATAGACTCGCTATCTCCTGCGGGGTCAGATCGTTAATCTTCACACCATCCATATCGAGGCGAATATTGCGATAGGCCTGATGAGTCAGCTTGCTGGTGATATTCATCAGATGACCCACGATATCATCGGCGTTGGAGACTGAGGTTGCCACACCGTTGGACAAGCGGGTCATGGGTACCAACAGGGGCGTATTGGCACTGTTGCCCATGATGAAGGTGAACAGGCGAACATCCTGTTGCTGCATCAACTCTAAGAAGCGCCGTTTTTCAGTCACGCCCACATTCGCCACCCCATCGGTTATCAACACCACCCCTGTGGAACGGTCGGCATCCAGTGGAGTCAGAGCACGCTTCAGCCCCTGATACAGATCGGTGCCATTTCCGGGGCTGATGCCCTCAACCCAGGCCAGCGCTTGGTTGATGTTGTTGCTGTCAACCGGCACAAAGCCCTTGCTGAATTCCTGAGTGCTTTCATCGAACAGAATGATCCTGAATCTGTCCTGCGCTGGCAGTTTACCCAGCCCCTGGCGCACACCTTCCACCAGGGTGGCATACTTGCCATTCATGGAGCCGGACTTATCCAGCACAAACACCCAGTCCCGGCCCTGAGTCACGGGCCCTAAATCATCACCGGGTGTAAAGGTCAGCTTTACCGTGCCCTTGGTCGAGACTTTGGGATCGCGATAGGTCACCATGTCCACCCGGCCCGGCAAACCTTCCTGCAGACGCCAGTAAAAAACGATGTCCTTATCGAGCCCCATGGCCCTGGGCTGATGCGAAGCCTTCCCTTCCCCTGCAGCACCACTTTCCGCACCCTGACTGGTATCTTCATTAGCACTCACGCTTTCAATGGCGCCAGTATGGAGGCTCTCAGGCTGACTCGTCAGGCTGGCGCGCCACAGAGCAGCGCCTGCCTGCATCTCCTGATGTATCTCAGCCTCCGGATGGGACGGCAACCTCACACCGTCCACCGGATAAGCCGAGCGCAGGGTGACATTAAAGGAGAAGTCCTGTTCGACCACGGCATTGCGCTGCCAAAAGCTGTCCCGGGCCTCATCCACACCGCCCTCCTCCAAAGGGTAGAGATAACGGCCAACGCCGTGGTCCAGCAAGGCATCCTGCATATACACCAGCCGAACCTTTACCGACTGTTGCGGCTGCACCGGAAATACCCGCATATCAAAGCGCTTGTAGTCGTCCTTTTCAGTCAGAGCTGTGGCATTGCCCTGTGCTTTCTGGTCCTCGTAAATCTCGCGGGCCTTTTGCCGGGGCACAGCTTCGGCAACCACAGGCACATCATTAATCCAATAGATAAACTCGCCGACCACGGCTTGCTGTGGCACCGGGAAGGAGTAGAGCGCCTCCAGTGTATCGGGGTTGGGGTTATAAAAAGTTTGTTCGATGGCGGTGGTGGCATGGCCATCCTGGATAACCACCTCCACATGATGGGATTGAATTTGCATATCTCGGTATTGACTGCCGACGGGTTTCAACAGCCCGGCCGCATCGGCAACAGGGCTAATCCAAATCAGCCCAACAAGGGCAGATCCCAGACACATGGTACGAAACATTTGCGTTAATGGATGACCCATTTTTGCCTCCTTCGTCCTGAGGAAGAGAGTGACCGTCACTCCCGAAAAGGAGCTTGCACTCAGAGGCAAAAGCAAAAAAGTGAGATGACGAGAGTGGCATCATGTGAGCCGTCTGGTATCGCTGAATACCACTTTTGTGACGATCACACACTTGGGGATAGGGCAGAATGCAACTGTTTACCCTATTCCCGGGTGCTGAACTCTTCAAAAAGTGGAAAACGCCAGCGGCGGATGGCGATGATCATCGAGGTGCCATGACGCTCCTGCATCGCCAGACTGTCATCGTTGTCGCAAGCCTGATAAAACTCGTGCACCAATTGCTGCATCCGCTGCTGAAATTTGTGATTACTCGGCAGTGACATCAGGCCCGTGCTCATCATGAGTTTTTCATCATCGGCGGCAAAGTCGGAGCGGAAAAAAGTACGTATCACCTGCTGCTGAAAAAACTGCTGAATGGGCCCACCCGGTATCCAGGCAAAAGACGGGGCCAGCTTCAGCTTTATCCGGTTTTCAGGCAAAAGCTCAATTACCTTAAGTCTGTCCAGCTGGGCCAGCTTTTGAATGACCTGAAATTCGCTAAGGTTGTACTGGCTGAGAATATGTTCAAAGCGGTAACCATTGGTCACACATACGGCCACCAGCAGCAAGGCCTTATCGGCCACCAACTGCTCTTCCTGAGCCCATGTCAGCACGCTGAGTTGGTCGCGTTCATCCGCCACCAGCCTGAAGAGAGCGGGCAAATCCATCTCAAGCAATCGGCAAACCATCGCCAATCGCGCAAGGCTCAGACGGCCACCGTTGGCAAACAGCCGCTTGACTGAGGCTTCGCTCAGACCAAGGGCTGTAGCCACCTGCTGATAGTGAATACCTCTTGCCCTGAGCTGCTTTTTCAGCACCTGAACAACCCTGTCAGACTCCGTCATGTCCTCTCCTCCCTGATGCCTCGGCCTTACTTTTCAACCGCGATTGCTACCAACGCCTGCCCATGGAACATAAGACATAGGGGTGCCGACACGCAATGTGAGCCGCAATGTCGTCAACCGGCGATGGGTGAATATACTGCCTTGTCGTTGCCTGTTTTGTCATTAATGGCTAATGTAAGCAATTGATGCATTTATTTATCAACACCCCGCCAGGACGGCAGGACTATGCCGGCCACCTCTGAGAAACTGCAGCCAAAGTTGCACTCTTGCTGCCGCCAAACTCTGATTGAAGTAACCCACAGACACATGAATTCCCTATGCTGAATTGGATAGTCACCCAGTTTAATATTCCGGAGCAGAGCACCCTCATCTACGGCAATTACAGTGTGCCCATGGTGATCACCTCAGTGCTGATTGCCATTTTTGCCTCCTTTATGGCACTGCATGTGGCCTATCAGGCGGGGCTCACCCGCTCCAGCGCACGCAAACACATATTGCTGTTTATCGGCAGTCTGGCGTTGGGTGTTGGCATCTGGTCGATGCATTTTGTCGGCATGCTGGCATTCGACTTATGCACTCCGGTGCAATACGGAAAGACCCTGACACTGGTGTCCATGCTTCCCGGTATCGCCGCGTCCTGGGTGGCACTGCATCATATCCACCGCCACACAAAAGGCCTTAAACCTCTGATTATTGCTGGCATTCTTGTCGGTGCGGGTATAGGCACCATGCACTACAGCGGTATGGCGGCCATGGAAATGGCACCGTCTTTGCGCTATAGCCTGCCCATGTTTGGACTGTCGATTGTGGTGGCAGTGAGTCTGGCCATGTTATCGCTCTGGGTACGCTGCGGCCTTATCAGCCGGGGCAGCATTCCTTTGTGGTGCGCCAATCTACTCGCCAGCATAGTCATGGGCAGTGCCATTACCGGTATGCATTACACAGGCATGGCGGCAGCTCGCTTTGTTAAACCACCGGGGCTTGAACTGAGCCCCCAGCCGCCGGAAATGTCCTTTTATCTGGCACTTGGGGTGACCACGGCGACCCTGGTAATGACCAGTCTGGTGCTGGGCCTTAGCCTGATTTACAAGTACAAGGATATTTCCCTGCGCGCCTCAGAGAGTAAGCGCAGGGTGCAGGCCATCATGGAAACGGCCATCGACGGCATAGTCACCATCGACAGCCACGGCATTATCACAGACGTTAACCAGGCCACAGAAAAGCTGCTGGGCTGGCGCGCCGATGAGCTGATTGGCCAGAACGTCAAGATACTGATGCCAGACCCCTTTCACTCCGAGCACGATGGTTACCTCGCCCGCTATCTCGCCACTGGCGAGGCACGCATCATTGGCAAGGGGCGCGAAGTCGAAGCCATACACAAAAACGGCCACAAGATTGCTATCCGCCTCGGGATTGGCCATGTCAAAATGGCGGAAGACGACTTCTTTGTGGCCTTTATCTCCGACATTCGCCAGCGCCTGAGCATGGAAATGGCACTGCGGGAAAACGAGCAAAAGTTCCGCTCGCTCATCGGCAATATTCCCGGTATCGCCTATCGCTGTAAAAACGATGAACAATGGTCGATGATTTTTA
This portion of the Shewanella amazonensis SB2B genome encodes:
- a CDS encoding VIT and vWA domain-containing protein, producing the protein MGHPLTQMFRTMCLGSALVGLIWISPVADAAGLLKPVGSQYRDMQIQSHHVEVVIQDGHATTAIEQTFYNPNPDTLEALYSFPVPQQAVVGEFIYWINDVPVVAEAVPRQKAREIYEDQKAQGNATALTEKDDYKRFDMRVFPVQPQQSVKVRLVYMQDALLDHGVGRYLYPLEEGGVDEARDSFWQRNAVVEQDFSFNVTLRSAYPVDGVRLPSHPEAEIHQEMQAGAALWRASLTSQPESLHTGAIESVSANEDTSQGAESGAAGEGKASHQPRAMGLDKDIVFYWRLQEGLPGRVDMVTYRDPKVSTKGTVKLTFTPGDDLGPVTQGRDWVFVLDKSGSMNGKYATLVEGVRQGLGKLPAQDRFRIILFDESTQEFSKGFVPVDSNNINQALAWVEGISPGNGTDLYQGLKRALTPLDADRSTGVVLITDGVANVGVTEKRRFLELMQQQDVRLFTFIMGNSANTPLLVPMTRLSNGVATSVSNADDIVGHLMNITSKLTHQAYRNIRLDMDGVKINDLTPQEIASLYRGEQLVLFGHYFAAGEAKLTLTMDIGAESREYSTKVMLPEAALDYPELERMWAFSAINGLQEQMDYLEQKDSDKEKAIEDIAIEYGLLTDYTSLLVVEEDVFRQLGIERDNRRRVSTEQAARKTRETQPPAPTRADKHQPMFSQPQPTHSGGGGGGGSMGLWTLLVLLLLGRVRLVDVRPSR
- a CDS encoding SixA phosphatase family protein encodes the protein MLKNKMAVIVAGLGLLLSVLASPGWAADIWLFRHGEKAPGKDPALTEAGQARAQRIAGLILRAPSTGDNILLYSTDYRRTQETIAPLAEATGVKVQSYDPADMAQLAAKIRVLDGTVVVAGHSNTTPELLKHLTGIERDIPEDRFDVLYHLVPAAQGFILQELSSDTSEH
- a CDS encoding helix-turn-helix domain-containing protein: MTESDRVVQVLKKQLRARGIHYQQVATALGLSEASVKRLFANGGRLSLARLAMVCRLLEMDLPALFRLVADERDQLSVLTWAQEEQLVADKALLLVAVCVTNGYRFEHILSQYNLSEFQVIQKLAQLDRLKVIELLPENRIKLKLAPSFAWIPGGPIQQFFQQQVIRTFFRSDFAADDEKLMMSTGLMSLPSNHKFQQRMQQLVHEFYQACDNDDSLAMQERHGTSMIIAIRRWRFPLFEEFSTRE